One segment of Triticum aestivum cultivar Chinese Spring chromosome 2A, IWGSC CS RefSeq v2.1, whole genome shotgun sequence DNA contains the following:
- the LOC123187860 gene encoding 40S ribosomal protein S9-2, which translates to MVHVNFYRNYGKTFKKPRRPYEKERLDAELKLVGEYGLRAKRELYRVQYALSRIRNAARELLTLDEKNPRRIFEGAALLRRMNRYGLLTEEQNKLDYVLALTVDNFLQRRLQTIVFKNGMAKSIHHARVLIRQRHIRVGKQLVNIPSFMVRVDTEKHVDFSLTSPLGGGQPGRVKRKNQKKASGGGGDDGEEEED; encoded by the exons ATGGTGCACGTCAACTTCTACCGCAACT ATGGGAAGACCTTCAAGAAGCCAAGGCGTCCGTATGAGAAGGAGCGTCTTGACGCTGAGCTGAAGCTGGTTGGGGAGTACGGTCTGCGGGCCAAGCGTGAGCTCTACCGTGTGCAGTACGCCCTCAGCCGCATCCGAAATGCTGCCAGGGAGCTGCTCACCCTGGATGAGAAGAACCCCCGCCGTATCTTTGAGGGTGCAGCGCTCCTCCGCCGCATGAACCGCTACGGTCTTCTCACTGAGGAACAGAACAAGCTTGATTATGTGCTTGCCCTCACTGTTGACAACTTCCTCCAGCGCCGTCTCCAGACCATCGTCTTCAAGAATGGCATGGCCAAGTCAATCCATCATGCTCGTGTCCTTATCAGACAGCGCCACATCAG GGTTGGAAAGCAGCTCGTCAACATTCCTTCTTTCATGGTGAGGGTGGACACTGAGAAACACGTCGACTTCTCGCTCACCAGCCCCCTGGGTGGTGGCCAACCTGGAAGAGTGAAGCGGAAGAACCAGAAGAAGGCctcaggtggtggtggtgatgacggcgaggaggaggaagactaa
- the LOC123187859 gene encoding transcription factor BHLH062, with translation MVPRDMVNAPAERLHDQGSVVNRKCEKVPKKIHKSEREKRKRGTQNDLFNELGAMLEPDRQNNGKACVLGDTTRILKDLVSQVESLRKENSTLKNESHYVVLERNELRDDNSMLRNEILELQNKLRMRLQSNPIWSQDTTTRSAVAVPYPTSGVFPVQHSPHSPVITSTALSLHPVITEQCYAAPPRELQLFPEASSASTEDSELSQDQGISNSVTPPQARYPTPAVMSPVNEFPILPRMGEEQQYSSGTSEEV, from the exons ATGGTGCCCAGGGACATGGTGAATGCCCCCGCCGAGAGGCTGCACGACCAAGG GTCTGTCGTGAACAGGAAGTGTGAGAAGGTGCCAAAGAAAATCCATAAGTCGGAGAGGGAGAAACGGAAGCGAGGCACGCAGAATGACCTCTTTAATGAGCTGGGAGCCATGCTAG AACCAGACAGGCAGAACAACGGGAAGGCATGTGTATTGGGTGACACTACACGGATACTGAAGGATTTAGTTTCACAAGTGGAATCTCTTCGGAAGGAGAATAGCACACTGAAGAATGAATCTCATTAT GTTGTGTTGGAGAGAAATGAACTGCGTGATGACAACAGCATGCTTCGCAATGAAATCCTGGAGCTTCAGAACAAGCTTAGAATGCGTCTGCAGAGCAACCCTATTTGGAGCCAGGATACTACTACAAGATCAGCCGTTGCAGTACCTTATCCCACAAGCGGAGTGTTCCCAGTACAGCATTCGCCACATTCACCAGTCATCACCTCGACAGCACTTTCTCTGCATCCCGTAATCACTGAGCAATGCTATGCTGCCCCACCACGAGAGCTGCAGCTCTTCCCGGAAGCTTCATCTGCATCCACTGAAGACAGCGAACTGTCACAAGACCAGGGGATTTCCAATAGTGTGACGCCGCCCCAGGCACGGTACCCAACACCAGCGGTGATGTCACCAGTAAACGAATTCCCAATCCTTCCAAGGATGGGAGAGGAGCAACAATATAGTAGTGGCACTAGTGAGGAGGTTTAA